Sequence from the Sphingobium indicum B90A genome:
TCTCTTTCGATCAGGGCAATGGCTGAGGACGGCCCCCAGTTCCCCGAAGAATAGGGCGAAGGCTTCACGCCCGCCTCCTTCCACCCGTCGATGATCGAATCGATCCAGGTCCATTGCGCCTCCACCTCGTCCCGCCGCACGAACAGGGTGGCGTCGCCCGCCAGCAGGTCCAGGATCAGCCGTTCATAGGCGATCCGGCGGCGCTGCCCGGCGAAGGCGGCGGTCAGCGACACGTCCAGCGTCACCTCCTCCAGATGCACCTCGCGCTCCAGCCCCGGCCTTTTGCTCATGATCAGCAGGCGGATATATTCCTCCGGCTGCAAGCGGATGATCAGGGTGTTCGGCTCCAGCCCGGACCCGCCGTTGCGGCCGAAAATGGAATGGCGCACCGGCTTGAACTGGATCAATATCTCCGACTGGCGCGCGGGCAGCCGCTTGCCGGTCCGCAGATAGAAGGGCACGCCCTGCCAGCGCCAATTGTCGATATGGGCCTTCAGCGCCACGAAGGTTTCGGTTTCGGACGGCTTGCCCAGTTCGTCGGCATAGCCGGTGACGATCTGCCCGCCGACCGCGCCGGGCGTATACTGCCCGCGCACGCTATGGGTTTTCACCGTCTCCGCCGTCATCGGGCGCAGCGAACGCAACGCCTTCACCTTCTCGTCGCGCACAGACGTCGGGTCCATGCGGGCGGGCGGCTCCATGGCGATGATCGACAATATTTGCAGCACATGGTTCTGCACCATGTCGCGCAGCGCGCCGACCCCGTCATAATAGGAAACCCGGCCCTCCAGCCCCACCGTCTCTCCCACGGTGATCTGCACATGGTCGATGGCGGTGGCGTTCCACAGCGGTTCGAACATCACATTGCCGAAACGCAGCGCCAGCAGGTTCTGGACCGTTTCCTTGCCCAGATAATGGTCGACGCGGAAAATCTGCTCCTCCGCGAACAGGGCGCCGATGCCGTCATTCACTTCTTTGGAGGAGGCCAGATCCTTGCCGATCGGCTTTTCCATCGCGATTCGCGTCTTCGGCGTGATCAGCCCCGCCTCGGCCAGCCCCTGCGCGGTCGGCGCGAAGAGGGAAGGGGGCGTCGACAGATAGACGGACACGCCCTTGTCCAGCCGCCCGTCCAGCCGCTCGCCCAGCGCCTTGAACTGCGCGGCATTGCCCGCCTCCACCGGCTGATAGACGATGATGGCGCGCAGCCGCTCCGCAATCTCCGCATCATAACGGTCGGCCGCCAAAAATTTCCGCAGCGCCTTGTCGATGTCGGCGCGAAATTCTTCGTCGGTGAATTCCGACCGCCCCGACGCGATGATCAGGAAATCGTCCGGCAACAGCCCGTCGGCCAGCAGATTGTAGAGCGAAGGAAAGATCATCCTGTGCGCCAGGTCGCCGGTGGCGCCGAACAACAGGAACGTGGCAGACGGCTCGGTCAAAGGATACCCCTTTTCCGTTTGGTGTTTTCAGGTCTGCACGAAGCCGCCCTTATAGCCTGCGGCCCTCGTTACGCAAGCAGGCTATCGCCGCGACATTCATCTCGCAACCGCGAGAGGGCGGAAGCGTTGATTTTTGGCTGGACGCTGGCCGCCGATTTTGCCATTTGGCGCACGGCCATGACATGCGGGCGTGGTGAAACTGGTAGACGCGCCGGACTCAAAATCCGGTTCCGAAAGGAGTGTCGGTTCGATTCCGACCGCCCGCACCATCCCTTTCGATCATCCGCATCGAAGGGCCTGCCTGATGCGGCTTTCCATCCTTCCGCTTGACCGATTTCTGCCTTGATCGTGCCGGTCAATCGCTTGTCGCGCCCTGCTGCCCGAACCAAGGGATCATCCGGGCGATGGCATCCTCCACCCGGTCGGTGGAGACCGCGAAGCTGAAACGGATGTGCCGGTGCCCGTCGACCGGATCGAAATCGATTCCCGGCGCCGTGGCCACGCCGGTTTCGCGCAGCAGTTTGCGGCAAAAGGCCAGGCTGTCATCGGTCAGATGGCCGACATCCGCATAGATGTAGAAGGCGCCGTCGGGCGGCGCGATCTCCTTCAGTCCCAAGGCGGGCAGGGCGGCCAGCAGCAGTTCCCGGTTGCGCCGGTAGGTGGCGACATGCCCCTCCAGCTCATCGATGCAGTCGAACGCCTTCAACCCCGCATGCTGCGCCAGGGAAGGCGGCGTCAGGAACAGGTTGCCCATGCGCGCCCGCGCCGTTTCGATCAGGTCCGGCGGAAAGACCACCCAGCCCAGCCGCCAGCCGGCCATGGAAAAATATTTGGAAAAGCTGTTCACGACGACGGCGTCCGGCGCGAATTCCAGCATCGACCGCGCCGGCTCGCCATAGCTCAGCCCGTGATAGATCTCGTCCGACACGATCCGAATATTTCGCGTCCGGCAAACCTGCGCGATATGCGCCATTTCCTCTGCGGGAATGATGGTTCCCGTGGGATTGGCGGGGCTGGCGATGATCGCGCCATCGGGCGCCGGGTCCAGCGCCTCCAGCGCCGCCGCCCCGATCTGGTACCGCTCGGCCGGCCCGCAACCGATCTCCACCGGCTCCAGATAGAGCGCCTTCAACGTGTTGCGATAGGCGACATAGCCCGGCCGCGCCGTCGCCACCCGCGCTCCTGGCGCGAACAGGCCGCTCAGCGCCAGCACCAACCCCGGCGAAGCCCCGCAGGTGAGCAATATCTGCTCCGCCTCCACCGCCACGCCATAGCGTTCCCGATAATGCAGCGCGATCCGCTCCTTGAGCGCCGGGCTTTCCCAATAGCCCATCGGGTCGCGGTCCAGCACCGCATGGGCCTCCGCAATGGCGGCGGACGGGGCCCCGGTCGAAGGCTGGCCGAACTCCATATGCAGGATGGACCGCCCCTCCGCCTCCAGCCTGTGGGCTTCCCGGCTGATAGCGATGGCGTGAAAAGGATCGATATTGGCAACCATGCGCCGCCTCTTACCCGCCCCGCAACCTTGTCACAATTGCCGCGTTGGACGTGGGTGAACGAAACCATCCTCGACGCCCTGCAATATTATGGCGCCGCCGCCGCGACCGTCGCCGCCCTCATCGTCTCGCTGAACCTGGGCCGCCGCATCACCGGCTGGGCGTTCATACTGTTCGTGACTTCCTCGATAGCCCTGATCGCCTGGGGTTTCCTGTCCGAAGACAGCGAAGGCATCGGCTTTCAGAATATAGCCCTGCTCGGCATCAACCTGGTCGGCGTCTGGCGCTATCTCTTCTCAAAGCACAAGCCGCGCGACTGAACCTATTCCGAAATCCACACCTCCACCGACACCCCATGCTGGCAAAGCGCCACCCGGACCGGCAATTCCTCCACCGGTCCTCCCGCCAAAGCCCGGTCATAAACCGCCTTCTTCGCCGCCCCCCGATCTGCAAAAATATATGACGGCTCGCCAATATCGCCGCGGCGCTCATCGACATGCGCTGGTGCGGCGCGGCGGGCGGCGTCACCGCCAGCGTCAAGGCCCCGGTCGAAAGCCCCTCGGCCAGTTCCGCAGCCCCCGGAAACAGCGAAGCGGTATGCCCATCCTCCCCCATGCCCAGCAGCACGATGTCCAGCGGCCAGGGCAGGGCGGCAAAGGCCGCCTCGCATTCCGCCTGCCCGGCATAGGCGTCCACCGCCTTATTCTTCATCGGCACGAAGCGCGCCGCCGCCGCCTTCCCCTGCAACAAGGTCTCGCGCACCAGCCGCTCATTGCTGTCTGCATGGTCCGGCGCGACCCAACGCTCATCGACCAGCGTCACGATCACCTTGTCCCAATCCAGCGCCGCGCCCGCCAGAGCCTCCAGCACCGGCCTCGGCGACCGCCCGCCCGACAGGGCGATGGCCGCCACCCCCCGCTGCGCGATGGCGTCGCCCAATATCATGGCGATCCGCCGCGCCATGTCCGCCGCCGCCAGCGCCCCATCTACGAAAAGATGTTCGGTCGGCATGGCGTCACTCCCCCCGGATCTCCGTCAGCCTGCGCTCCCAGGCCAGGGCATGGGTCACGATCTGGTCCAGATCGGCATATTGCGGCTTCCACGGAAATTCGGCCATGATCGCCCGATTGTCGGAGATCAGCGCGTCCGGATCGCCCGCGCGCCGCCCCTCCATCCGCCGGTCGATCTTCAGGTTCGTCACCCGGTCCACGGCATCCAGCACCTCCAGCACCGAAAAACCGCGTCCATAGCCGCAATTGAGCAGGTAATTCTGCTCCGGCCGGGCCATCAGGGCCTCCAGCGCCAGCACATGCGCCGCCGCCAGATCGGTGACATGGATATAGTCGCGCACCCCGGTCCCGTCCGGCGTGTCGAAATCCGTCCCGAACACCGAAACATGGCTCCGCTTGCCCAGCGCCGCTTCCACCGCCACCTTGATCAGATGGGTCGCGCCCGCCGTCGACTGCCCGGTCCGCCCCGCCGGGTCGGCCCCGGCGACGTTGAAATAACGCAGCGCGCAGAAGTTCATCGCATGCGCCGCGCTGACGTCGCGCAGCATATATTCGGTCATCAGCTTCGACATGCCATAGGGATTGATCGGCCGCTGCGGCGTCGTTTCCCTGACCGGACTTTCCTCCGGAATCCCATAGGTCGCCGCCGTCGAGGAAAAGATGAAATGCGGCACGCCCACCGTCACGACGCTTTCGATCAGGTCGCGGGTCTTGGCGCTGTTGTTATGATAATATTTCAGCGGATTTTCGACCGATTCCGGCACCACGACCGATCCGGCGAAATGCATCACCGCCTTCACGCCATGGTCGCGCAAAGTCCGCTGCACCAGCGGCTGGTCGGAAATATCCCCCTGAACGAAGGCCACATCATCAGGCACCGCCCAGCGGAAACCCGTCACCAGATTGTCGATCACCACGACGCCATAACCCGCGTCGCGCAGCGCCAACACGGCATGGCTGCCAATATAGCCGGCCCCGCCCGTGACCAGAACCGTCGGCCGAGGGCCAGCAAAAGCGTCGCTCATAAACTGAAGGTCTCCCGATAGATCAGGGCCGCTGTTTTCCCTCAACCGTCATGCTGAACTCGTTTCAGCATCCATTGTGCCCCACGCTCCGGTCTTGCCGAAGGCGAAATGGATGCTGAAACGAGTTCAGCATGACGGAGAGAAAAGCTACAGCCCTTCGCCGATCAGGACTAGATCAGCTTGGCGACAATTCCCACCCCATTCATGCGGCGGCGCGGGACGAAACGGGCCGATAGAAGGTCGCGCCGCTGGCCGCCATCTCCCGCAACTGCGCGGTGGGGGCGAACCGCGCCCCATGCGCCGCCGCCAGCCGATCCAGCACCGCCACGACAGCGCCGATGCCGACCGTGTCCATATGGCTGAACGGCCCGCCGGTATAGGGCGCGAAGCCCCAGCCGAAGATTGCGCCGATGTCGCCGTCCTCCGGCGTCTCCAGCACGCCTTCTTCGAAACAGCGGGCGCATTCGATCAACTGGCGATAGAGCAGCCGCTCCTTCACCGCCTCCACGCCGGGCTGCACGGCGGCGGGCGGGAACATCTCCGCCAGGCCCGGCCACAGATGCTTCTTCCCGCCTTCGGGATAGTCATACCAGCCCTTGGCGCTCTTCCGGCCCAGCCGTCCCAGTCCGACCATCCGCTCCATCACCGCGTCGGACGGCTGCGCGACATAGGCGTCGCCCAGTTCCTTGCGCGCCGCGACGATGATCTTGTGGGCCAGCTCCAGCGAAACCTCGTCCCCCACGGCCAGCGGCCCCACGGGCATGCCCAGTTGCCGCCCGGCATTTTCGATCAGCGCCGGGTTGATCCCCTCCGCCACCATCTCCACGCCTTCCTGCACATAGGTGGCGAAGCAGCGCGAGGTGTAGAAGCCGCGCGCGTCATTGACGACGATGGGCGTCTTGCGGATCTGGCTGACGAAATCCAGCGCCTTGGCGATGGCGGCCGGGCCGGTTTCCTTGCCCAGGATGATCTCCACCAGCGGCATCTTCTCGACCGGAGAGAAGAAATGGACGCCGATGAAATTCTCCGGCTTCGACCATGCCCTGGCCAGCTTGGTGATCGGCAAAGTGGAGGTGTTGGACCCGAAGATGACGTCCGCGCCCAGCACTTCCTCCACCTTCTTCGTCACTTCCGCCTTGATGGCGACATCCTCGAACACCGCCTCGATCACGAAGTCCGCCCCGGCCAGCGCCGCATAGTCGGTGGTCGGCGTCACGCGGGCCAGCGTCTCCACCATCTTCTCCGGCGTCAGACCCTTGCCCAGCCGCTTCTTCAGTACCTCCTCGACATGGGCCTTGCCCTTTTCGGCATAGGCCTGGTCGCGGTCGAACAGCACGACCTCCATGCCCGCCTGCGCGGCCACGGTCGCGATGCCCGCGCCCATCATGCCCGCGCCCAGCATGGCCAGCTTCTTCGTCGGGGCCTTGGGCTGGTCCTTGGGCCGCCGCGCCCCGCGCTCGGCCGCCTGCTTGTTGACGAACAGGCTGCGGACCATGTTCGCCGCCTGCGGGTCGGCCGCGACCTTGGCGAAATATTTGCTCTCGATCCGGACGGCGCGATCCATGGGCAGGGTGATGCCTTCATAGACGGCGGACAGCAGCGCAATCGGCGCGTTCATGTTGCGCTGGGTCTGCTTCAGCGTCATCGGCAGCGCGCCCGCCATGGTCTGCGCGAAGCCGGGGTTGAACCCGCCCGCGCCGCCCGGCACCTTGAATCCCTTGACGTCCCACGGCTGCACGGAGGCGTTGGGGTTGGCCTTCACCCAGTCCTTCGCCTTTTCGACCGCCATGCCCTGCGGCACGACCTCATCGACGACCTTCATCATCGCCGCTTCGGCGGGACGGAACAGCTTGCCCTGCAACATGTACATCAGCGACGCCTGCACGCCCATGATGCGCGGCAGGCGCTGCGACCCGCCGCCGCCGGGGAACAGGCCGATCAATATTTCCGGCAGGCCAAGCTGCGTCTTCGGGCTGTCGCCCACCACGCGGCGGTGACAGGCCAGCGCCAGTTCGAACCCGCCGCCGACGCAGGTGCCCTCTATGGCGCAGGCGACCGGCTTGCCGCATGTCTCCAGCCGCCGGAGCAACTGGTTCAGCACGAAGACCTTGTCGAAGATCGCGGCGGGGGAGGGGCGCTTCCCGCTCTCGCCGCCCAGCATCGACCCGAAATATTTCAGGTCCATGCCCGCCATGAACCCGCTGTCCTTGCCCGACGCGATCACCGCGCCCCTGATCGCCTCCTCGGACGCGATGCGCGTGATCGCCGCGTCCAGATCGGCCATGAAATCCGGGCCGATGACGTTCATGGACTGGCCGGGAACGTCGATGGTCAGCGTGGCGATGCCGTCGCCGTCTATGTCGAAATTGATGCTCTGCATTTTGGGCAACCTTTCCTGCCGCCGTTCGTGCTGAGTAGGGGCTGAGCTTGTCGAAGACCCGTATCGAAGCATTGATCCTTCGATACGCCATTTCGACTTCGCTCAATGGCTACTCAGGACGAACGGCTCCAATGTTCAAACCCGCTCGATGATGATCCCGGTGCCCATGCCCGCGCCGACGCACAGGTTGATGAGCGCGGTGCCCTTGCCGGACCGTTCCAGCTCGTCCAGCGCGGTGCCCAGCACCATCGCCCCGGTCGCGCCCAGCGGATGGCCCATGGCGATCGCGCCGCCATTGACGTTGATCCTGTCATGGTCGAGATCCATCGCCTGTATGTAGCGCAGCACGACGCTGGCGAAGGCCTCGTTCAATTCCCAGATGTCGATGTCGGACTTGCTCATGCCCGCCCGCTTCAACAGCTTGTCGGCGACATATTCCGGCCCGGTCAGCATGATCAGCGGCTCCGACCCGATGGAGGCCATGGCCTTGATCCGCGCGCGGGGCGTGAGGCCGTATTTCTCGCCCATCGCCTTGTTGCCGACCAGCACGGCGGCCGCGCCGTCGACGATGCCGCTGCTGTTTCCGGCATGGTGGACGTGATTGACCTTCTCCAGTTCCGGATAGCGGAGCAGGGCGACGGCGTCGAAGCCCGGCATTTCCTCGCCCATCGCGGCGAAGCTGGGTTTCAGGGAGGCCAGCGACTGCATCGTCGCGTCGGGCCGCATATGTTCGTCATGGTCCAGGACGACCTGGCCGATGAGGTCCTTCACCGGAACGATCGACCTGCCGAAGCGCCCTTCGTCCCACGCCCGCTTGGCCCGCTTCTGGCTTTCGACGGCATAGGCGTCGACATCGTCGCGGCTGATCCCGAACTTGGTCGCGATCACGTCGGCGCCGATGCCCTGCGGCGCGAAATAGGTCTTGTAGGCCACCGCCGGATCCATCGCCCAGGCGCCGCCGTCGGAAGCCATCGGCACGCGGCTCATCGACTCGACGCCGCCGCCGATGGCAAGGCCCGCTTCGCCCGAATAGACCTTCGCGGCCGCCATGTTCACGGCCTCCAGGCCCGAAGCGCAGAAGCGGTTGATCTGCACCCCCGGCACGGTCTGGTCATAATCGGCGTTCAACACCGCGACGCGCGCGATGTCCGCGCCCTGTTCCCCGACCGGACTGACGCAGCCCAGGATCACGTCGTCGACATCGGCGGTGTCGATCTCCGTCCGGTCCCGCACCGCTTCCAGCACCTGCGTCGCCAGTTGGATGGGGGTGATTTCGTGCAGCGAGCCGTCGGCCTTGCCCCGGCCCCGGGGTGTCCTGACGGCATCGTAGATATAGGCTTCCATGGCTGTCCATTCCTCTCCGTTGGGGGCGCCGGATGATCGCTGCAAATGTATTTACGTTTACGTAAAGTGCAAGTCTCAATCGTCAAACCGCCGAGCCGTAACGTCATCCCGACGCATGCCTCCATTCCCTCTGGCATTCCGTCTGGCTTCCCGGACGATTCCCGTCCTTCCATGATTCGCGGATTTGACCCGACCGCCTTATTCCGCTTGATGGGGAGCGTGTCTGAGTCGGACCCCACCGAAGCGCCGTCGCCCCTGTCGATCCCGATCTTCCGCGCGATCTGGTGGGCCAGCCTCGCCTCCAATTTCGGCGGGCTGATCCAGTCCGTGGGCGCACAGTGGATGATGACCTCGCTTTCCGCCTCGCCCCAGATGATCGCGCTGGTTCCGGCGGCGACGACCCTGCCGATCATGCTGCTGTCGCTCTGGGCAGGCGCGGTGGCGGACAATAGCGACCGGCGATTGGTGATGCTGGCCTGCCAATTGTTCATGCTCGTCGTTTCCGCCCTGCTGGCGCTGTTCGCCTGGATGGGGTGGGTGACGCCCTGGGCCTTGCTGGGCTTCACCTTCCTGGTGGGATGCGCCACCGCGATCAACGGTCCGGCCTGGCAGGCGGCGGTGGGGGATATGGTGCCCAGGGCGGCCTTGCCCCATGCCGTCTCGCTCAATTCCATGGGCTTCAACATGGCGCGCAGCATTGGCCCGGCGCTGGGCGGCGTCATCGTCGCGGCGGCCGGCGCGGCGGCGGCCTTCCTGGTCAACGCCGTCAGCTATGTGGGCCTGGTCGCGGTGCTCGCCCGCTGGCGTCCGGAACTGCCGCCCCAGTTGCTCCCGCGCGAACGCATCGGCCACGCGATGCGCGCGGGTGTCCGCTATGTCGCGATGTCGCCGCACATCCAGGTCGTGCTGTTGCGAAGCGCGGCGTTCGGCATCGGGGCGAGCGCCGTTTCGGCGATGATGCCGCTGGTGGCGCGCGACCTGCTGGGCGGGGGCGCGTTGACCTTCGGCGCGCTCAGCGGCGCCTTCGGCATCGGCGCGGTGCTGGGGGCGCTGTCGACGGGGCAGTTGCGCCGCCGTTTCGCGGTGGAGGCCATCGTGCGCTCGGCCGCCCTGGCGCTTGCGGCCGGGACGGTGCTGATGGCGGTCAGCGACTGGCTGATCGTGGCGTTGGCCGGGCTGCTGCTGGCCGGCGCGGGCTGGGTGATCGCGCTTTCCACCTTCAACGTGTCGGTCCAGATGTCCGCGCCCCGCTGGGTCGTGGCCCGGGCCGTCGCCCTGTACCAGATGGTCGCCTTCGGCGGCATGGCGGGGGGCGCATGGCTGTTCGGCACCCTGGCGGAGGATCATGGCGTCCTGGTCGCCCTCTATGGCGCGGCGGCCGTCCAGTTCGCTTCGGCGCTGATCGGCTATGTGCGTCCGCTGGTGCAGACGGGGGAACAGAATCTCGATCTTCAAAATCTGTGGCGGGAACCGCAGACGACCGTGCCGATCGAGCCTCGCAGCGGCCCCGTGGTCGTCACCATCGAATATCGCATAGCCCCCGGATCGGTCGTCCCCTTCCTCGCGGCGATGAGCGAACGCCGCCGCATCCGCCGCCGCGACGGCGCCCAGGGCTGGTCGCTGCTGCGCGACCTCAGCGATCCGGAGCTGTGGGTGGAGCGCTATCATGTGTCGACCTGGCTCGACTATGTCCGCCACAACAGCCGGCGGACCGTTGCCGACATGGCGAACAGCAAGGCGATCCACGCTTTGCACGGCGGCCCCGATCCGCCCGTCGTCCATCGCATGCTGGAGCGTCAGACGGGTTCGCTGCCGCTGAGCCGTTCGGCCGATCCGCGGGAAATGGGCGATCCCATGACCGATCCCACCCGGTCGAGCTGATCGGCTATTCCGGCCGCCGTTCCGCCAGATCGTCGGGCGTGTCGATGTCGCGCAGGCTGGCGCCCATGGTTTCGATCTGCACGCCATGGCTGAGCAGCGCCCGCGCTCCCTGGTCCCCGCGCAGCGCCAGAAGCTCGGGAAAATGCTTCCGTCCGATGAAGGCGGGGGGCGATGCGGAAAAGCCGTCGGTGCTGGCCACGACGGAACGGATGTCCTCCGCCGCCAGGCATATGCGGTTGTAATGTGTCTGCGGCACGTCCGGCATGTCAGCCAGGCAGATCAATATGCCGCGGCATTTCCGCATCGGCATGACATGTTCGACGGCGCGGATGATGCTGCCCGATATGCCGTCCTCCGGGCGGTCGTTGACCAGGATCGAATAGCCGCGCCGCTCCAGCCGGCGATGCAGCACCGGCGCCTGGCCAATGGGACGCACCACCGCCACCAGCTCCGCGAAGATCATGGAGGCGATGGTTTCCAGCGCATGGACCGCGACGGGCTTGCCCCGCCATTCGGCCATCAGCTTGTCCTCCTCGCCGAAACGAGAGGAAGTGCCCGCTGCAAGGAGTACGGCGGCGATCTGTTCGGTCCGCATGGTTCCGCTATGATGATTTGAGGCGACCCGGTTGATCCGGTTTCCTCCGCATGTGCCACCGCCGGCATGTTCTGTCCAGCGGGGCGAAGGGGCTGGCGTTCCGGCCGATCTGACGCCATATGCCCGGAAGCAACAAAGGAGTGGTGACGTCCATGGAATATGATCCCGATGCCGAAACAGCGGGCGAGTCGATCAAGATTCCTGTTCCGGCGGACGTGGCCGAAGCGATCCGGACGCTGATCCGCTGGTCGGGCGACGATCCGGAACGGGAAGGGCTGGTCGAAACGCCCGAACGCGTGGCGCGGGCGTGGAAGGAATATTGCCGCGGCTATGACGACGATCCGGCCTATCATCTTTCGCGCATCTTTCACGAAGTCGGCGGCTATGACGACATCGTGCTGCTGAAGGACATTCCGTTCCAGTCGCATTGCGAACATCATATGGCGCCCATTGTGGGCGTGGTGCATATCGCCTATCTGCCCGGCCAATATGTCGTCGGCATATCGAAGCTGGCTCGCGTGCTGCATGCCTTCGCCCATCGGCTCCAGGTGCAGGAACGGCTGACTTCGGAGGTCGCCAATTGCATCTGGGAACATCTGAGGCCCCAGGGCGTCGCCGTCGTGGTGGAGGCGACCCATGGCTGCATGACCGGGCGCGGCGTGCGCACGCCCAATGTCGTCATGAAGACCAGCCGCATGCTCGGCGTCTTCCGCGACGATGAAAAGAGCCGCGAAGAAGTGCTGAAGCTGATAGCATCGTGAACGAAGAGGAAGTCCCCGCCTATCGGCCGCTTGGAGGCCCCCGGAAGCGCGAGGAGCAGGCGGGCGCGCGTCCGCTGGCGCAAAAGCGGCTGGCGCTGGTGACGGGCGGCCATCGGCGGCTGGGCGGCATCATCGCCGCCGCCTTTGCACGGGCCGGCTATTCGCTGGCGATCCATGGCAGCCACGATACCCGGCTCGATTCCCATCTGGCGCTGGCGCTGGAGGAGAATGCGACCGAATGGGAGGGCTTCACCGTCGATTTCAGCGATCCCGAAGGGGCGGAGGAACTGGTGGCGCTGGTGGCGGAACGCTTCGGCCGGCCGCCCGATGTCCTCGTCAACAGCGCGGCGATCTTCGGTCAGGATCGGCTTGACAGCGTCGGCGCCGACGACCTGATGCGCCATTATGCCGTCAATTGCGCCGCGCCAACGCTGCTGACCAAGGCGTTCGCCACCATTCCGGCCGGCACGGGGGATCGGTGCATCGTCAACATATTGGACCAGCGGATCGACCATCCCCATGGCGACCAACTGGCCTATACGCTCTCCAAAATGGCGCTGGCGGGGCTGACGCGGCTGTCCGCCTCCACCTTGGCGCCGCAGATCAGGGTCAATGCGGTCGCGCCCGGCCTCACCATCGCGACGCCCGACTATGACGACGGCCAGATGGAACGGCTGGCCGCGATGATGCCGCTGGCGCGTCTGCCGCAGGCTGAGCAGATCGTCGAAGCCGTGCTTTATCTGGCGGGCGCCGGTGCCGTGACCGGGCAGATCCTCTATATTGACGGCGGCGCGCATCTGCGCAGCTATGACCGGGACTTCATGCATCTGTGCCGATAGCGGCTGCGAAGATGCGGCTCCCAAGGGCTGGTCAAGGGCCGCCGCGCTGCATAGAGCGGATCGCCACGGATCAATGAAGGGAGACGGCAATGGCATATGAAACCCTCCTGGTGGAACAGCGCGATGCGGTGACGCTGGTTACGCTCAACCGTCCGCAGGCGCTGAATGCGCTGAACAGCCAGGTGCTGAAGGATCTGGGCGCGGCCTTCGCGGCCTATGATGCCGATCCGTCGCAGCGCTGCCTAGTCCTGACCGGCAGTGAAAAGGCGTTCGCGGCAGGCGCGGACATCAAGGAGATGGTGGAAAAGGAGGCGGCGGATTTCTTCCTGGAGGATTTCTTCTCCGGCTGGCAGAGCAAGGTCGTCGCCACCCGCAAGCCGTGGATCGCGGCGGTCGCCGGTTTCGCGCTGGGCGGCGGGTGCGAACTGGCGATGATGGCGGACTTCATCCTGGCGGCCGACACCGCGAAATTCGGCCAGCCCGAAATCAAGCTGGGCGTGGCGCCGGGCATGGGCGGATCGCAACGCCTGACCCGCGCCGTCGGCAAGGCGAAGGCGATGGAAATGTGCCTGACCGGCCG
This genomic interval carries:
- the zwf gene encoding glucose-6-phosphate dehydrogenase, translated to MTEPSATFLLFGATGDLAHRMIFPSLYNLLADGLLPDDFLIIASGRSEFTDEEFRADIDKALRKFLAADRYDAEIAERLRAIIVYQPVEAGNAAQFKALGERLDGRLDKGVSVYLSTPPSLFAPTAQGLAEAGLITPKTRIAMEKPIGKDLASSKEVNDGIGALFAEEQIFRVDHYLGKETVQNLLALRFGNVMFEPLWNATAIDHVQITVGETVGLEGRVSYYDGVGALRDMVQNHVLQILSIIAMEPPARMDPTSVRDEKVKALRSLRPMTAETVKTHSVRGQYTPGAVGGQIVTGYADELGKPSETETFVALKAHIDNWRWQGVPFYLRTGKRLPARQSEILIQFKPVRHSIFGRNGGSGLEPNTLIIRLQPEEYIRLLIMSKRPGLEREVHLEEVTLDVSLTAAFAGQRRRIAYERLILDLLAGDATLFVRRDEVEAQWTWIDSIIDGWKEAGVKPSPYSSGNWGPSSAIALIERDGASWND
- a CDS encoding aminotransferase class I/II-fold pyridoxal phosphate-dependent enzyme, which codes for MVANIDPFHAIAISREAHRLEAEGRSILHMEFGQPSTGAPSAAIAEAHAVLDRDPMGYWESPALKERIALHYRERYGVAVEAEQILLTCGASPGLVLALSGLFAPGARVATARPGYVAYRNTLKALYLEPVEIGCGPAERYQIGAAALEALDPAPDGAIIASPANPTGTIIPAEEMAHIAQVCRTRNIRIVSDEIYHGLSYGEPARSMLEFAPDAVVVNSFSKYFSMAGWRLGWVVFPPDLIETARARMGNLFLTPPSLAQHAGLKAFDCIDELEGHVATYRRNRELLLAALPALGLKEIAPPDGAFYIYADVGHLTDDSLAFCRKLLRETGVATAPGIDFDPVDGHRHIRFSFAVSTDRVEDAIARMIPWFGQQGATSD
- the galE gene encoding UDP-glucose 4-epimerase GalE, with amino-acid sequence MSDAFAGPRPTVLVTGGAGYIGSHAVLALRDAGYGVVVIDNLVTGFRWAVPDDVAFVQGDISDQPLVQRTLRDHGVKAVMHFAGSVVVPESVENPLKYYHNNSAKTRDLIESVVTVGVPHFIFSSTAATYGIPEESPVRETTPQRPINPYGMSKLMTEYMLRDVSAAHAMNFCALRYFNVAGADPAGRTGQSTAGATHLIKVAVEAALGKRSHVSVFGTDFDTPDGTGVRDYIHVTDLAAAHVLALEALMARPEQNYLLNCGYGRGFSVLEVLDAVDRVTNLKIDRRMEGRRAGDPDALISDNRAIMAEFPWKPQYADLDQIVTHALAWERRLTEIRGE
- a CDS encoding 3-hydroxyacyl-CoA dehydrogenase NAD-binding domain-containing protein, which translates into the protein MQSINFDIDGDGIATLTIDVPGQSMNVIGPDFMADLDAAITRIASEEAIRGAVIASGKDSGFMAGMDLKYFGSMLGGESGKRPSPAAIFDKVFVLNQLLRRLETCGKPVACAIEGTCVGGGFELALACHRRVVGDSPKTQLGLPEILIGLFPGGGGSQRLPRIMGVQASLMYMLQGKLFRPAEAAMMKVVDEVVPQGMAVEKAKDWVKANPNASVQPWDVKGFKVPGGAGGFNPGFAQTMAGALPMTLKQTQRNMNAPIALLSAVYEGITLPMDRAVRIESKYFAKVAADPQAANMVRSLFVNKQAAERGARRPKDQPKAPTKKLAMLGAGMMGAGIATVAAQAGMEVVLFDRDQAYAEKGKAHVEEVLKKRLGKGLTPEKMVETLARVTPTTDYAALAGADFVIEAVFEDVAIKAEVTKKVEEVLGADVIFGSNTSTLPITKLARAWSKPENFIGVHFFSPVEKMPLVEIILGKETGPAAIAKALDFVSQIRKTPIVVNDARGFYTSRCFATYVQEGVEMVAEGINPALIENAGRQLGMPVGPLAVGDEVSLELAHKIIVAARKELGDAYVAQPSDAVMERMVGLGRLGRKSAKGWYDYPEGGKKHLWPGLAEMFPPAAVQPGVEAVKERLLYRQLIECARCFEEGVLETPEDGDIGAIFGWGFAPYTGGPFSHMDTVGIGAVVAVLDRLAAAHGARFAPTAQLREMAASGATFYRPVSSRAAA
- a CDS encoding acetyl-CoA C-acetyltransferase codes for the protein MEAYIYDAVRTPRGRGKADGSLHEITPIQLATQVLEAVRDRTEIDTADVDDVILGCVSPVGEQGADIARVAVLNADYDQTVPGVQINRFCASGLEAVNMAAAKVYSGEAGLAIGGGVESMSRVPMASDGGAWAMDPAVAYKTYFAPQGIGADVIATKFGISRDDVDAYAVESQKRAKRAWDEGRFGRSIVPVKDLIGQVVLDHDEHMRPDATMQSLASLKPSFAAMGEEMPGFDAVALLRYPELEKVNHVHHAGNSSGIVDGAAAVLVGNKAMGEKYGLTPRARIKAMASIGSEPLIMLTGPEYVADKLLKRAGMSKSDIDIWELNEAFASVVLRYIQAMDLDHDRINVNGGAIAMGHPLGATGAMVLGTALDELERSGKGTALINLCVGAGMGTGIIIERV